The following are encoded together in the Gilvimarinus sp. DA14 genome:
- a CDS encoding tryptophan halogenase family protein, giving the protein MQKTITKVVVLGGGTAGWMSAALLKKVLGTSVDINLVESEDIATVGVGEATIPPIQHVNRVLGINEAEFLRETNATMKLAIKFENWYQQGEGYFHTFSSAGQSSAFCQFHQYWLRAKRAGLNKSLWDYDLNYLALSAGKFAKLNTRDPRLELPYAYHFDAGLYGAYLRKISQALGVKRIEGKVEHIAINHDTGAVEQLLLASGEVVGGDLFIDCSGFRALLLQQKLGVGFDDWSHWLPCDRAVAVPSERLAQTRPYTRAIAHGTGWQWQIPLQHRQGNGLVYSSRFSSDEQATQTLLQHLECKPVADPRVIRFRTGRARQQWHKNVIGVGLASGFLEPLESTSIHLVQSAIVRLLKYFPHAGIQADVVKQYNKESRIEYEQVRDFLILHYKLNCREDSEFWQQMARMSIPESLQHKIDVFAAQGVLVRERNDVFAESSWLQVLLGQGIEPRDFHPLAGAMDETQLQGFMQQTERLKREPLETMLSHDDFLQRYCA; this is encoded by the coding sequence GTGCAAAAAACAATAACAAAGGTAGTGGTATTGGGTGGTGGAACAGCCGGCTGGATGAGCGCCGCACTGCTCAAAAAAGTACTGGGCACCAGCGTGGATATTAACCTGGTTGAGTCCGAAGATATTGCCACCGTGGGCGTGGGCGAAGCGACCATCCCGCCTATTCAGCACGTTAACCGAGTGCTGGGAATCAACGAGGCGGAGTTTCTGCGTGAGACTAACGCCACCATGAAGCTCGCGATTAAATTTGAAAATTGGTATCAGCAGGGGGAGGGCTATTTTCACACCTTCTCATCGGCCGGACAAAGCAGCGCTTTCTGTCAGTTTCATCAATACTGGCTACGCGCCAAGCGCGCCGGGCTGAATAAAAGTTTATGGGATTACGATCTAAATTATTTGGCTTTAAGCGCCGGAAAATTTGCCAAGCTCAATACTCGCGATCCGCGTTTGGAGCTTCCCTACGCCTATCATTTTGATGCGGGCCTCTACGGCGCCTATTTGCGTAAGATCAGCCAGGCACTAGGTGTAAAGCGAATAGAGGGCAAGGTTGAGCATATCGCCATCAACCACGATACAGGGGCGGTGGAACAGCTGCTGTTGGCCTCGGGTGAAGTCGTCGGTGGAGATTTATTTATCGACTGCTCCGGTTTTCGCGCTTTGCTATTGCAACAGAAATTAGGTGTTGGCTTTGACGATTGGAGCCATTGGTTACCCTGTGACCGCGCCGTGGCTGTGCCCTCAGAGCGCTTGGCGCAAACTCGTCCTTACACTCGTGCTATTGCACATGGCACGGGCTGGCAGTGGCAAATTCCGTTGCAGCATCGCCAAGGTAATGGCCTGGTCTACAGCAGTCGCTTTAGCAGTGATGAACAAGCAACTCAAACCCTGTTGCAACATTTAGAGTGCAAGCCTGTAGCCGATCCTCGGGTTATTCGCTTTCGTACCGGGCGGGCACGCCAGCAGTGGCATAAAAATGTGATTGGGGTGGGGTTGGCCAGTGGCTTTTTAGAGCCTTTAGAGTCAACCAGTATTCACCTGGTGCAATCGGCCATTGTCCGCTTGCTGAAATATTTTCCTCACGCAGGGATTCAGGCTGATGTTGTTAAACAGTACAATAAAGAGTCGCGCATTGAGTATGAACAGGTGCGGGACTTTTTAATCCTTCACTATAAGCTCAATTGCCGTGAAGACAGCGAGTTTTGGCAGCAGATGGCGCGCATGAGTATTCCCGAGAGTTTGCAGCATAAAATCGATGTGTTTGCGGCCCAGGGCGTATTGGTACGCGAGCGCAACGATGTGTTCGCTGAGTCGTCCTGGCTGCAAGTGTTATTAGGGCAGGGTATAGAGCCGCGTGATTTCCACCCCCTGGCCGGGGCAATGGATGAGACTCAGTTGCAGGGATTTATGCAGCAAACCGAGCGATTAAAACGCGAGCCGCTAGAAACAATGCTTTCGCACGATGACTTTCTGCAGAGGTATTGTGCATAA
- a CDS encoding glycoside hydrolase family 13 protein has protein sequence MNRLRSIIFVAAITVFGYAEGADIDRIEPPFWWAGMKSDTLQLMVYGEDIGSTDSVVIDGPGVSVTQLHSADSPNYLFVDLKLKDALSAQSVSLNFYADQQLLASTQYIFKSRRPNSAERKGFSAQDVIYLITPDRFANGDLHNDRVKGLSEGVNRDNPGGRHGGDIAGVIQNLDYLADMGFTQLWLNPVLENAQEDYSYHGYSTTDFYRVDPRMGSNQLYVSLSNQASEKGLGLIKDIILNHCGSGHWWMNDLPFTDWINYNASFSPTSHRRESLRDPHAAEIDKQEFSDGWFVPTMPDLNQRNRFMARYLMQNSIWWIEYAGLSGIRVDTYSYPDKTFLSDWSQAVMTEYPNLNIVGEEWSENPAVVAYWQEGKQTFDGYQSFTPSMMDFPWQRALLNSLNNPESWGEGMVQMYQALSNDFLYADPYNLVIFPDNHDMSRIYTSLNENYEHWKMAMIMTLTLRGIPQIYYGTEILMTNPGTDDHGVIRTDFPGGWPNDQVNAFTAEGLTERQVEAQEFLKFWLNWRKNNAAVKQGKLMHYAPRDGVYVYFRYTDDTSVMVMINHSDSAQSLDPEIFEQRLAGFNQAHDVASGKTTTLSQALRSQAQSVSVYELQ, from the coding sequence ATGAACAGACTCCGCTCGATTATTTTTGTTGCTGCTATTACGGTTTTTGGCTATGCCGAAGGTGCTGACATAGATCGTATAGAACCGCCTTTTTGGTGGGCGGGAATGAAATCTGACACCTTGCAACTGATGGTGTACGGTGAAGATATTGGAAGCACTGACTCTGTCGTTATTGACGGGCCCGGCGTTAGCGTAACGCAGCTGCACTCTGCCGATAGCCCCAACTATTTGTTTGTCGATCTAAAACTTAAGGATGCGCTTAGTGCACAATCGGTGTCCTTAAACTTTTACGCCGATCAACAGTTACTGGCCAGTACTCAATATATCTTCAAATCCCGTCGCCCCAATTCAGCGGAGCGTAAAGGGTTTTCAGCGCAAGATGTCATTTACCTGATTACCCCCGATCGCTTTGCCAATGGCGATTTGCATAATGACCGGGTAAAAGGGTTAAGCGAAGGCGTAAACCGCGATAACCCCGGCGGTCGTCACGGTGGCGATATTGCGGGTGTCATACAAAATCTGGATTATTTAGCCGACATGGGCTTTACCCAATTGTGGTTAAACCCCGTATTGGAAAATGCTCAAGAAGATTATTCCTATCACGGCTATTCCACTACCGATTTTTACCGTGTCGATCCGCGCATGGGCAGTAACCAGCTCTATGTTTCTCTATCAAATCAGGCCTCTGAAAAAGGGTTGGGATTAATTAAAGATATTATTCTCAACCACTGTGGTTCCGGCCATTGGTGGATGAACGACTTACCCTTCACCGACTGGATAAACTACAACGCCTCGTTTTCTCCCACCAGTCACCGACGCGAATCTCTGCGCGACCCACATGCGGCCGAAATAGACAAGCAGGAATTTAGCGATGGCTGGTTTGTTCCCACCATGCCCGACTTGAATCAACGCAACCGGTTTATGGCGCGCTACCTGATGCAAAATTCTATTTGGTGGATTGAATACGCGGGGCTTTCGGGCATACGTGTGGACACTTACTCCTACCCGGACAAAACATTTTTGTCTGACTGGAGCCAAGCGGTAATGACCGAGTACCCCAATCTTAACATTGTCGGAGAAGAGTGGTCAGAAAACCCTGCGGTGGTTGCCTACTGGCAAGAGGGCAAGCAAACCTTTGATGGCTATCAATCTTTTACCCCCAGCATGATGGACTTCCCCTGGCAGCGCGCGCTTTTGAATTCGCTGAACAATCCGGAATCCTGGGGCGAGGGGATGGTGCAGATGTATCAGGCCCTGAGTAACGATTTTCTCTACGCCGACCCTTACAATCTGGTGATTTTTCCCGATAACCACGATATGAGCCGGATCTATACATCGCTGAATGAAAACTATGAGCACTGGAAAATGGCGATGATTATGACCCTAACGCTGCGCGGGATTCCGCAGATATATTACGGCACCGAGATTCTAATGACGAACCCCGGGACCGATGATCACGGCGTGATTCGCACGGATTTTCCCGGCGGCTGGCCGAATGATCAGGTTAACGCCTTTACCGCAGAAGGATTAACCGAGCGGCAAGTAGAGGCTCAGGAGTTTCTCAAATTCTGGCTTAATTGGCGCAAGAACAACGCCGCAGTGAAACAGGGTAAGTTAATGCACTATGCACCTCGCGACGGTGTGTATGTCTACTTCCGCTATACCGACGACACTAGCGTAATGGTGATGATTAACCACAGTGATTCCGCGCAAAGCCTGGACCCTGAAATTTTCGAGCAGCGACTGGCAGGCTTCAATCAAGCGCACGATGTCGCCAGCGGCAAAACAACCACGCTGTCGCAAGCCTTACGCAGTCAGGCGCAATCAGTTTCGGTGTATGAGCTGCAATGA
- a CDS encoding TonB-dependent receptor codes for MIKRKFNPALALLSTVAMAAGSIDVYAQEDSMLEEVVVTGFRSVIERSQEIKRESTSVTEALTAEDIGKLPDTSIAESLARLPGLAGERRDGRTSGLSVRGFNENYVGTTLNGRELLGMGDNRGVEYDLYPAEIINQVVVYKTPDASLMTQGVGGTVDMRTIRPLDNDRIIAFNASYEQNGMESANPDFDDNGHRLAFTYSDSFADDTLGVSLSLASMESPSQEQYFRNWGFANVTGNATLADGVTLAGDEVINGGHDSFVRSGLMERDSVAGVIQYEPTERLSITVDALYIDFREDKVFRGLEEGGAEWGTPNYTVTGVEDGLVTSGYFEGFHSVVRNDAERKDAELTTFGVNVEYDISDDWSVAFDASTGDVEKTITNIESYSGVGRAQSPTQGPATARAWTITDTGVMYSAHPSINAPDLSDPDLVRLAGPQAWGGSLAPVEEFQASEGQPMGYATAQDGFVNSPDFDETLDSFRMTVNGEVDWGLISGLEMGVNYSDRSKTKLNTGAYLTAPTWPSDGPIPQEYYEGSANLDFIGLGDIVAYDSIALYQSGFYTETAAEDLETGRKGDTYTVDEEITTVYAMADLAADFGGVEMTGNLGVQYVETDQQSTGFSSYTGPDLYVLATPVSGGTSFGKWLPSMNLNFMLAEDHTLRFAASKTISRPRMDDMRPNTTVQFSFNDAQILEPSDINNSPWSGSSGNPELKPLEANQYDLSYEWYFAADGMLGAAVFYKDLVNWHREGETVQDFTPYYIPGYHQSANTGEPPVLFEGLVTNREDGLTGEVNGIELQASLPFHLFSDALDGFGLLASATFNDGELDDESDVPGLSDEIYQLTAYYERGGFEFRISGRKRSEYLTETRGVSLSLVDTRSQGSELWDAQIGYDFSESGIESLYGLSVTLQAQNLTDEDTVQFNEDDPRQITQYQSFGANYLLGVNYKF; via the coding sequence ATGATAAAACGTAAGTTCAATCCCGCTCTGGCGCTCCTGTCGACTGTGGCTATGGCCGCAGGTTCTATCGATGTATACGCGCAAGAAGACTCAATGTTAGAAGAAGTTGTGGTAACTGGCTTTCGCTCGGTAATCGAGCGGTCGCAAGAGATCAAGCGCGAAAGCACATCCGTTACCGAAGCCTTAACCGCCGAAGATATCGGTAAGCTACCCGATACCAGTATCGCCGAGTCCCTGGCCCGCCTGCCCGGTTTGGCCGGTGAGCGTCGCGATGGTCGCACCAGCGGTTTGTCGGTGCGCGGTTTTAATGAAAACTATGTGGGCACTACCCTCAACGGCCGCGAGCTTCTGGGGATGGGTGATAACCGTGGGGTTGAATATGATCTGTATCCGGCAGAGATCATTAATCAAGTGGTGGTGTATAAAACTCCCGATGCTAGCCTGATGACTCAGGGTGTGGGTGGCACGGTAGATATGCGTACCATTCGTCCGCTGGATAACGATCGCATTATTGCCTTTAACGCCAGCTATGAGCAAAATGGGATGGAGTCCGCCAACCCGGACTTTGACGATAATGGTCACCGCTTAGCCTTTACCTACTCTGACTCTTTTGCCGATGACACCTTGGGCGTGTCACTGTCACTGGCCTCTATGGAGTCGCCTAGCCAAGAGCAATACTTTCGCAACTGGGGCTTTGCCAACGTGACCGGCAACGCCACATTGGCCGATGGAGTCACATTGGCTGGCGATGAGGTCATTAACGGCGGCCATGACTCGTTTGTGCGTTCGGGCTTGATGGAGCGCGACTCGGTAGCCGGCGTGATTCAGTACGAACCCACTGAGCGTCTAAGCATTACCGTTGATGCGCTCTATATCGACTTTCGCGAAGACAAAGTATTCCGCGGCTTAGAAGAGGGCGGTGCGGAATGGGGCACACCTAACTACACCGTTACCGGGGTTGAAGACGGTCTGGTTACCAGCGGCTACTTTGAAGGTTTCCACTCCGTGGTGCGCAACGATGCTGAGCGTAAAGACGCCGAGTTGACCACCTTTGGCGTGAACGTGGAATACGATATCAGCGATGATTGGTCGGTGGCTTTTGATGCGTCTACTGGCGATGTGGAAAAAACCATTACCAACATCGAAAGCTACTCGGGCGTGGGCCGCGCTCAGTCTCCCACTCAGGGCCCTGCCACCGCGCGTGCCTGGACCATTACCGATACCGGCGTTATGTACAGCGCTCATCCCAGTATTAATGCACCCGATTTGTCCGATCCTGACTTAGTGCGCCTGGCTGGGCCACAGGCTTGGGGCGGCTCCTTGGCTCCGGTTGAAGAGTTCCAGGCCAGTGAAGGTCAACCCATGGGTTACGCCACCGCTCAGGATGGTTTTGTCAACTCGCCTGACTTTGATGAAACCCTGGACAGCTTCCGTATGACCGTAAACGGCGAGGTTGACTGGGGCTTGATCAGTGGTCTGGAGATGGGTGTGAATTATTCTGATCGCTCTAAAACTAAGCTCAATACCGGCGCCTACCTAACCGCACCTACTTGGCCCAGCGACGGACCTATTCCGCAGGAATACTACGAAGGCAGCGCCAACCTGGACTTTATCGGCCTTGGTGACATAGTCGCTTATGACTCCATCGCGCTGTATCAAAGCGGCTTCTACACGGAAACTGCAGCCGAAGATCTGGAGACGGGCCGTAAGGGCGACACTTACACCGTCGATGAAGAGATCACTACTGTCTACGCCATGGCCGACCTGGCTGCTGATTTTGGCGGTGTAGAGATGACCGGTAATCTAGGTGTTCAGTACGTAGAAACCGACCAGCAGTCTACGGGTTTCAGCTCTTACACTGGCCCCGATCTCTATGTGCTGGCCACTCCGGTGAGCGGCGGCACCAGCTTTGGTAAGTGGCTGCCCAGCATGAACTTGAACTTTATGTTGGCTGAAGATCACACCCTACGCTTTGCGGCTTCTAAAACCATTAGCCGCCCGCGCATGGATGATATGCGCCCCAATACCACAGTGCAGTTCTCGTTTAACGATGCGCAGATTCTAGAGCCCTCGGACATTAACAATAGCCCTTGGAGCGGTAGTTCGGGTAACCCTGAACTCAAGCCATTGGAAGCCAACCAGTATGACCTGTCTTACGAGTGGTACTTCGCCGCCGACGGTATGCTGGGCGCCGCCGTGTTCTATAAAGATTTAGTGAACTGGCACCGCGAGGGCGAAACCGTACAAGACTTTACGCCTTACTATATTCCCGGCTACCACCAGAGCGCTAATACCGGAGAACCCCCGGTGCTGTTTGAAGGGCTGGTAACCAACCGTGAAGACGGTTTAACCGGTGAGGTTAACGGGATTGAGTTGCAGGCCAGCCTGCCTTTCCACCTCTTTAGCGATGCTTTGGATGGTTTTGGTTTATTGGCCAGCGCCACCTTTAACGATGGTGAGTTAGACGATGAATCGGATGTGCCCGGTCTGTCGGATGAAATTTATCAGCTGACGGCATACTACGAGCGCGGTGGTTTTGAGTTCCGTATCAGCGGTCGCAAGCGCTCTGAGTATCTCACGGAAACTCGTGGTGTGAGTCTGTCGCTGGTAGACACCAGAAGTCAGGGCTCGGAGCTGTGGGATGCGCAAATTGGCTACGACTTTAGCGAATCGGGTATTGAGTCGCTCTACGGTCTAAGCGTCACCCTGCAGGCGCAGAACCTCACCGACGAGGACACGGTGCAGTTTAACGAAGATGACCCGCGCCAGATCACTCAGTATCAGAGCTTTGGCGCCAACTACTTGTTAGGTGTTAACTACAAGTTCTAG